From a region of the Nocardioides ginsengisegetis genome:
- a CDS encoding aspartate/glutamate racemase family protein, with the protein MQTIGLVGGMSWESSAVYYRDLNLGVQKRLGGLSSPRLVLSTVDFAELTDLEDGQRWPQIGELLADAARGVERAGADFLLLCTTTFHKVADQVEAAVGIPLIHLADVVAEACQAQGVTKVGFIGTKVAMEDGFFIDRLAQHGVTAIVPAQEHHDWLNAAIYEELVHGHVLDRTRRRVVSIVEELWDAGAAGVLLGCTELELLIKQADVDLPVFPCTTLHVEAALDRALA; encoded by the coding sequence ATGCAGACCATCGGACTTGTCGGCGGGATGAGCTGGGAGAGCAGCGCGGTCTACTACCGCGACCTCAACCTGGGCGTGCAGAAGCGGCTGGGCGGGCTCTCCTCGCCGCGGCTCGTGCTGAGCACCGTCGACTTCGCGGAGCTGACCGACCTCGAGGACGGCCAGCGCTGGCCGCAGATCGGCGAGCTGCTCGCCGACGCCGCGCGGGGGGTGGAGCGAGCCGGTGCGGACTTCCTGCTGCTGTGCACCACGACCTTCCACAAGGTCGCCGACCAGGTCGAGGCGGCCGTCGGCATCCCGCTCATCCACCTCGCCGACGTGGTCGCGGAGGCCTGCCAGGCGCAGGGCGTCACGAAGGTGGGCTTCATCGGCACCAAGGTCGCGATGGAGGACGGCTTCTTCATCGACCGGCTCGCCCAGCACGGCGTGACCGCGATCGTCCCGGCCCAGGAGCACCACGACTGGCTCAACGCGGCGATCTACGAGGAGCTCGTGCACGGCCACGTGCTCGACCGCACCCGCCGCCGGGTCGTCTCGATCGTCGAGGAGCTGTGGGACGCCGGCGCCGCCGGCGTGCTCCTCGGCTGCACCGAGCTCGAGCTCCTCATCAAGCAGGCCGACGTCGACCTGCCGGTCTTCCCCTGCACCACCCTCCACGTCGAGGCGGCGCTGGACCGGGCCCTGGCCTGA
- a CDS encoding SDR family oxidoreductase: MTTTPATPVTADRTDSRTAVVTGASSGIGAATARALAAEGFRVVCAARRRDRIEELAAEIGGVAVACDVTDPASVAALAATVGEELSVLVNNAGGAFGSGTVETADPADWRAMYEVNVLGVLHVTQALLPALRASGDGLIVNVGSTAGRIAYEGGGGYTAAKHGTQVVTETLRLELCGEPIRVSEIAPGMVRTDEFSLVRFDGDQAKADAVYAGVPDPLVAEDVADAISWIATRPSHVNIDELVIRPRAQAAQHKVHRVS; encoded by the coding sequence ATGACGACCACTCCTGCCACACCTGTCACCGCTGACCGAACGGATTCCCGCACCGCCGTCGTGACGGGGGCCAGCAGCGGCATCGGCGCCGCCACCGCCCGGGCCCTCGCGGCCGAGGGTTTCCGGGTCGTGTGCGCCGCGCGGCGCCGCGACCGGATCGAGGAGCTGGCCGCCGAGATCGGCGGGGTCGCGGTCGCCTGCGACGTCACGGACCCCGCGTCGGTGGCAGCCCTCGCCGCGACCGTGGGCGAGGAGCTGAGCGTGCTGGTCAACAACGCCGGTGGGGCGTTCGGGTCCGGGACGGTGGAGACGGCCGACCCGGCGGACTGGCGGGCGATGTACGAGGTCAACGTCCTGGGCGTCCTGCACGTCACCCAGGCGCTGCTCCCCGCGCTGCGCGCGAGCGGCGACGGCCTGATCGTCAACGTCGGCTCGACGGCCGGCCGGATCGCCTACGAAGGCGGCGGCGGCTACACCGCGGCCAAGCACGGCACGCAGGTCGTCACCGAGACGCTGCGGCTCGAGCTGTGCGGCGAGCCGATCCGGGTCTCGGAGATCGCGCCCGGCATGGTCCGCACCGACGAGTTCTCCCTGGTCCGCTTCGACGGCGACCAGGCGAAGGCGGACGCGGTGTACGCCGGCGTACCCGACCCCCTCGTCGCCGAGGACGTCGCCGACGCGATCTCGTGGATCGCGACCCGGCCCAGCCACGTCAACATCGACGAGCTCGTGATCCGCCCGCGCGCCCAGGCCGCCCAGCACAAGGTCCACCGGGTGTCCTGA
- the mshA gene encoding D-inositol-3-phosphate glycosyltransferase, giving the protein MDRIRRLAMISLHTSPLDQPGIGDAGGMNVYVIELSRRLAQQGIEVDIFTRATSSALPPVVEAFDGVQVRHIHAGPFEGLTKGELPGQLCVFAREVLRAEAAQPVGHYDAVHSHYWLSGQVGALARDRWGVPLVHTMHTMAKVKNDALATGDTPEPAARIIGEEQVVEAADMLIANTDIEAKQLINLYDADPGRVEVVHPGVDLSVFRPVEQAAARAALGLPQDAHVLLFAGRIQPLKAPDVLLRAVAELLAQTPSLRSHLVVPVVGGPSGTGLEHPESLAQLADELGLTDVVRFVPPVAQDELARWYAAATAVAVPSYNESFGLVAVEAQAAGTPVLAAAVGGLPTVVRDGHSGLLVDSHEPRDWAAALRRVIEDPALRVRLEAGALEQARKFAWERTAERTLEVYERAGALMAQSVS; this is encoded by the coding sequence GTGGACCGCATCAGGCGACTCGCGATGATCAGCCTGCACACCTCCCCGCTGGACCAGCCGGGGATCGGCGATGCCGGCGGCATGAACGTCTACGTGATCGAGCTGTCCCGCAGGCTCGCCCAGCAGGGCATCGAGGTCGACATCTTCACCCGCGCCACCAGCTCCGCGCTGCCGCCGGTCGTGGAGGCCTTCGACGGCGTCCAGGTGCGGCACATCCACGCCGGCCCCTTCGAGGGGCTCACCAAGGGTGAGCTGCCCGGCCAGCTGTGCGTCTTCGCCCGCGAGGTGCTGCGCGCCGAGGCCGCCCAGCCGGTGGGCCACTACGACGCGGTCCACTCCCACTACTGGCTCTCCGGCCAGGTCGGCGCGCTCGCCCGCGACCGCTGGGGCGTCCCGCTCGTGCACACGATGCACACCATGGCCAAGGTCAAGAACGACGCCCTCGCCACCGGCGACACCCCCGAGCCGGCCGCCCGGATCATCGGCGAGGAGCAGGTCGTCGAGGCCGCGGACATGCTGATCGCCAACACCGACATCGAGGCCAAGCAGCTGATCAACCTGTACGACGCCGACCCCGGCCGGGTCGAGGTCGTGCACCCCGGTGTCGACCTGTCGGTGTTCCGGCCGGTCGAGCAGGCGGCTGCCCGGGCCGCGCTCGGGCTGCCGCAGGACGCCCACGTGCTGCTCTTCGCCGGCCGGATCCAGCCGCTCAAGGCGCCCGACGTGCTGCTCCGCGCCGTCGCCGAGCTGCTCGCCCAGACTCCGTCGCTGCGCTCCCACCTCGTCGTCCCGGTCGTCGGCGGGCCGTCCGGCACCGGCCTGGAGCACCCCGAGTCGCTGGCCCAGCTCGCCGACGAGCTCGGCCTGACCGACGTGGTGAGGTTCGTCCCGCCGGTCGCCCAGGACGAGCTGGCCCGGTGGTACGCCGCGGCCACGGCGGTCGCCGTACCGTCCTACAACGAGTCGTTCGGCCTGGTCGCCGTGGAGGCGCAGGCCGCCGGCACCCCCGTCCTGGCCGCCGCTGTCGGCGGGCTGCCGACCGTCGTGCGCGACGGCCACAGCGGCCTGCTGGTCGACAGCCACGAGCCCCGCGACTGGGCCGCCGCGCTGCGCCGCGTCATCGAGGACCCCGCGCTGCGGGTGCGGCTCGAGGCGGGCGCGCTGGAGCAGGCCCGCAAGTTCGCGTGGGAGCGCACGGCCGAGCGGACCCTCGAGGTCTACGAGCGCGCCGGCGCCCTCATGGCACAGTCCGTGTCGTGA
- a CDS encoding YbjN domain-containing protein, translating into MTDAHQVIRDYLTDNEIEYDEVADGLFSFSLPGEKKLQTAVRLDVGGHALGVHAFVCRKPDENHERVYRWLLERNLKMYAVSFAVDRLGDIYLDGRLPLSAVTPDELDRLLGSVLSNADESFNAILELGFASSIRKEWEWRKLRGESTKNLEAFRGWLEAGDEPDAAVSD; encoded by the coding sequence GTGACAGACGCACACCAGGTCATCCGTGACTACCTGACCGACAACGAGATCGAGTACGACGAGGTCGCCGACGGCCTCTTCTCGTTCTCGCTGCCGGGGGAGAAGAAGCTGCAGACCGCCGTCCGGCTCGACGTGGGCGGCCACGCGCTCGGCGTGCACGCCTTCGTCTGCCGCAAGCCCGACGAGAACCACGAGCGCGTCTACCGGTGGCTGCTGGAACGCAACCTGAAGATGTACGCCGTCTCGTTCGCCGTCGACCGGCTCGGCGACATCTACCTCGACGGGCGGCTGCCGCTCTCGGCCGTCACGCCCGACGAGCTCGACCGACTCCTCGGGTCGGTGCTGTCCAACGCCGACGAGTCGTTCAACGCGATCCTCGAGCTCGGCTTCGCCTCCTCGATCCGCAAGGAGTGGGAGTGGCGCAAGCTGCGCGGGGAGTCGACGAAGAACCTCGAGGCGTTCCGCGGCTGGCTGGAGGCCGGCGACGAGCCGGACGCCGCCGTCAGCGACTGA
- a CDS encoding DUF1304 domain-containing protein, whose product MSIVANVLVGLVAALHLYFLVLEMFLWTTPTGRKVFGLEPGFAEESKALAANQGLYNGFLVAGLVWGLVDDRTDVKLFFLACVIVAGAYGAVTVSRRILVVQAAPALLAFLAVLVSR is encoded by the coding sequence GTGAGCATCGTCGCCAACGTCCTGGTCGGCCTGGTGGCCGCGCTGCACCTGTACTTCCTCGTCCTCGAGATGTTCCTGTGGACCACGCCCACGGGGCGCAAGGTCTTCGGGCTCGAGCCGGGGTTCGCCGAGGAGAGCAAGGCGCTGGCGGCCAACCAAGGCCTCTACAACGGCTTCCTCGTCGCCGGCCTCGTCTGGGGCCTGGTCGACGACCGGACCGACGTGAAGCTGTTCTTCCTCGCCTGCGTGATCGTCGCCGGCGCGTACGGCGCGGTGACCGTCAGCCGCCGGATCCTGGTCGTGCAGGCGGCACCGGCGCTGCTGGCGTTCCTGGCGGTGCTGGTCAGTCGCTGA
- a CDS encoding EamA family transporter, which yields MTSTTTGAASTPGTPQTDAQDTAPVTAAWLPVAAVGVTLLLWASAFVAIRYLGDDFTPGSLSLGRLLVGAICLGVAALTRGRPHLSRSDLVRVVVIGVLWFGVYNVALNEGERRVDAGTAAMLIQVSPVLIALLAALFLSERFTVYLAVGLALAFGGVALIALSTSPGGNRDVLGVVLCIVSAVVYSVSVILQKPLVSRHKAVHITWLACTVGAIACLPFAGDLVRETADAPASSILWVVYLGVFPTAIAFTTYAFALNHMSASSLGVTTYLVPPLTIVMGVLFLGEAPPAMAYAGGALALVGVSLARRKKRTLADEQPQPA from the coding sequence GTGACGAGTACGACGACGGGCGCGGCCAGCACTCCCGGCACCCCGCAGACCGACGCCCAGGACACCGCACCTGTCACGGCGGCCTGGCTGCCGGTCGCGGCGGTCGGGGTCACCCTGCTGCTGTGGGCCTCGGCGTTCGTCGCGATCCGCTACCTCGGCGACGACTTCACCCCCGGCTCCCTCTCGCTCGGCCGGCTCCTGGTCGGCGCGATCTGCCTCGGGGTCGCGGCGCTCACCCGCGGCCGACCCCACCTCAGCCGGAGCGACCTGGTCCGGGTCGTGGTGATCGGCGTGCTGTGGTTCGGCGTCTACAACGTCGCGCTCAACGAGGGCGAGCGCCGCGTCGACGCCGGCACCGCCGCGATGCTGATCCAGGTCTCGCCGGTCCTGATCGCGCTGCTGGCGGCCCTGTTCCTCTCCGAGCGCTTCACCGTCTACCTCGCGGTCGGCCTGGCGCTGGCGTTCGGCGGTGTCGCCCTGATCGCGCTGTCCACCTCGCCCGGCGGCAACCGCGACGTGCTGGGCGTGGTGCTCTGTATCGTCAGCGCGGTCGTCTACTCCGTCAGCGTGATCCTCCAGAAGCCGCTCGTCTCGCGCCACAAGGCCGTCCACATCACTTGGCTGGCCTGCACGGTCGGCGCGATCGCCTGCCTGCCGTTCGCCGGCGACCTGGTCCGCGAGACCGCCGATGCCCCGGCCAGCTCGATCCTGTGGGTGGTCTACCTCGGGGTCTTCCCGACCGCGATCGCCTTCACGACCTACGCCTTCGCCCTCAACCACATGAGCGCCAGCAGCCTCGGCGTGACGACCTACCTCGTGCCGCCCCTGACCATCGTGATGGGCGTGCTCTTCCTCGGCGAGGCCCCGCCCGCCATGGCGTACGCCGGCGGCGCGCTCGCCCTCGTCGGCGTCTCGCTCGCGCGGCGCAAGAAGCGCACGCTCGCCGATGAGCAGCCACAGCCGGCGTAG
- a CDS encoding response regulator transcription factor, which translates to MTRVLVVEDEESYSDALAYMLRKEGFEVAIAADGNAALTEFDRNGADIVLLDLMLPGIPGTEVCRQIRATSNVPVIMVSAKDDEVDKVVGLELGADDYVTKPYSPRELVARIRAVLRRGQDPDLSPVTLEAGPVRMDVERHVVTVDGQQQRLPLKEFELLEMFLRNPGRVLTRGQLIDRVWGSDYVGDTKTLDVHVKRLRAKLEPDPSEPKFLVTVRGLGYKLDL; encoded by the coding sequence GTGACCCGTGTACTCGTCGTCGAGGACGAAGAGAGCTACAGCGACGCCCTGGCGTACATGCTGCGCAAGGAGGGCTTCGAGGTCGCCATCGCCGCCGACGGCAACGCCGCCCTCACGGAGTTCGACCGCAACGGTGCCGACATCGTCCTGCTCGACCTGATGCTGCCCGGCATCCCCGGCACCGAGGTGTGCCGGCAGATCCGGGCCACGTCCAACGTGCCGGTGATCATGGTCAGCGCCAAGGACGACGAGGTCGACAAGGTGGTCGGCCTGGAGCTCGGCGCCGACGACTACGTCACCAAGCCCTACTCCCCGCGCGAGCTGGTCGCCCGGATCCGCGCCGTGCTCCGCCGCGGCCAGGACCCCGACCTGTCGCCGGTCACCCTCGAGGCCGGGCCGGTGCGGATGGACGTCGAGCGGCACGTCGTGACCGTCGACGGCCAGCAGCAGCGGCTGCCGCTCAAGGAGTTCGAGCTCCTCGAGATGTTCCTGCGCAACCCCGGCCGGGTGCTGACCCGCGGCCAGCTCATCGACCGGGTCTGGGGCTCCGACTACGTCGGCGACACCAAGACCCTCGACGTGCACGTCAAGCGGCTGCGCGCCAAGCTCGAACCCGACCCGAGCGAGCCGAAGTTCCTCGTCACCGTGCGCGGGCTGGGGTACAAGCTCGACCTCTGA
- a CDS encoding ATP-binding protein, which produces MDPTTQAFLAALIGAVVAGGAVLAWHVSDRQQYRIPPVEEPVVPAGVATVLSVLRSSAVVVDDGDVVLKASAPAYALGLVRGTSLLSEDLAELVRQVRRDGQIRETELLMSRSGMPSRHVTARVAPLGSRLVLALVEDRTRERRVEAVRRDFVANVSHELKTPVGAIRLLAEAVGDAADDPEAVKRFAGRMLTESDRLSRLVQQVIELSRLQGDDPLEAPMPVSLDDVIAVAVDTSAIDADSKRIQVVTGGVHGLEVYGSQEQVTAAVANLVANAVSYSGNDSTVLVTAKADERTVEISVVDQGIGIPETEMDRIFERFYRVDPARHRSTGGTGLGLSIVKHVAATHGGDVRVWSVEGQGSTFTLTLPRHLSSTFNQEALL; this is translated from the coding sequence GTGGATCCGACGACGCAGGCGTTCCTGGCCGCGCTGATCGGGGCCGTCGTCGCGGGCGGAGCCGTCCTGGCGTGGCACGTCAGCGACCGCCAGCAGTACCGCATACCCCCGGTCGAGGAGCCCGTGGTCCCCGCGGGCGTGGCCACCGTGCTCTCGGTCCTGCGCAGCAGCGCGGTCGTGGTCGACGACGGCGACGTCGTCCTGAAGGCCTCCGCGCCGGCGTACGCCCTGGGCCTGGTGCGCGGCACCTCCCTGCTGTCGGAGGATCTCGCCGAGCTGGTCCGGCAGGTCCGCCGCGACGGGCAGATCCGCGAGACCGAGCTGCTGATGTCCCGCTCCGGGATGCCCTCGCGCCACGTGACCGCCCGCGTCGCACCGCTCGGGTCACGCCTCGTGCTGGCCCTGGTCGAGGACCGGACCCGCGAGCGCCGTGTCGAGGCCGTACGCCGCGACTTCGTGGCCAACGTGAGCCACGAGCTGAAGACCCCCGTCGGCGCCATCCGGCTCCTGGCCGAGGCCGTGGGCGACGCCGCCGACGACCCCGAGGCCGTCAAGCGCTTCGCCGGCCGGATGCTCACCGAGAGCGACCGCCTCTCGCGCCTGGTCCAGCAGGTCATCGAGCTGTCCCGCCTCCAGGGCGACGACCCGCTCGAGGCGCCGATGCCGGTCTCGCTCGACGACGTGATCGCGGTCGCCGTCGACACCAGCGCCATCGACGCCGACTCCAAGCGCATCCAGGTCGTCACGGGCGGGGTACACGGCCTCGAGGTCTACGGCAGCCAGGAGCAGGTGACCGCTGCGGTGGCCAACCTGGTCGCCAACGCCGTGTCCTACTCCGGCAACGACTCGACCGTCCTCGTCACCGCCAAGGCCGACGAGCGGACCGTCGAGATCTCGGTGGTCGACCAGGGGATCGGTATCCCCGAGACCGAGATGGACCGGATCTTCGAGCGCTTCTACCGCGTCGACCCGGCCCGCCACCGCTCCACCGGCGGCACCGGGCTCGGCCTGTCCATCGTCAAGCACGTCGCCGCCACCCACGGGGGCGACGTACGTGTCTGGTCCGTCGAGGGACAGGGGTCTACCTTCACCTTGACGCTGCCGAGGCACCTCTCCAGCACCTTCAACCAGGAGGCACTCCTGTGA
- the phoU gene encoding phosphate signaling complex protein PhoU, whose protein sequence is MREAFHEQLDTVFDDLAGICKLVEEAVAGATEALLTGDAELAERVISADVAIDRAREKVEDQAFSLLSLQQPVAGDLRTIIAALRMVSELERMGDLSVHVAKIARLRVPNVAVPEEIRPTISRMAEVAEDMVSRVSQIITGRDVEAAIALGRDDEEMDQLRRTSFVELLADDWSHGVEAAVDIALLGRYYERIADHAVSVANRIVFVVTGTNPRSVDAAGA, encoded by the coding sequence ATGCGTGAGGCTTTCCATGAACAGCTCGACACCGTCTTCGACGACCTCGCCGGCATCTGCAAGCTGGTGGAGGAAGCCGTGGCCGGTGCCACCGAGGCACTCCTGACGGGGGACGCCGAGCTCGCCGAGAGGGTGATCAGCGCCGACGTCGCGATCGACCGGGCGCGCGAGAAGGTCGAGGACCAGGCGTTCTCCCTGCTCTCCCTGCAGCAGCCGGTCGCCGGCGACCTCCGCACGATCATCGCCGCGCTGCGGATGGTCAGCGAGCTCGAGCGGATGGGCGACCTGTCCGTCCACGTCGCCAAGATCGCCCGCCTGCGCGTGCCCAACGTCGCGGTGCCCGAGGAGATCCGGCCGACCATAAGCCGGATGGCCGAGGTCGCCGAGGACATGGTCTCCCGCGTCTCCCAGATCATCACCGGCCGCGACGTCGAGGCCGCCATCGCGCTCGGTCGTGACGACGAGGAGATGGACCAGCTCCGGCGTACGTCGTTCGTCGAGCTGCTCGCCGACGACTGGAGCCACGGCGTCGAGGCCGCGGTCGACATCGCGCTGCTCGGCCGCTACTACGAGCGGATCGCCGACCACGCGGTGTCGGTGGCCAACCGGATCGTCTTCGTCGTCACGGGCACCAACCCGCGCTCGGTCGACGCCGCAGGGGCGTGA
- a CDS encoding phosphoglyceromutase: MTHTLILLRHGESEWNAKNLFTGWVDVALTDKGRDEAVRGGEQLREAGLLPDVVHTSLQRRAINTAALALDAADRHWIPVRRSWRLNERHYGALQGKDKKQTLAEFGEEQFMLWRRSFDVPPPPLDDDDEWSQAGDPRYADLGDEMPRTECLKDVIARMLPYWQSDIVPDLTDGNTVLIAAHGNSLRAIVKHLDGISDEDIAGLNIPTGMPLVYRLDEELKPTVAGGEYLDPEAAAAAAAAVASQGR, from the coding sequence GTGACCCACACCCTGATCCTGCTCCGCCACGGCGAGAGCGAGTGGAACGCCAAGAACCTCTTCACGGGCTGGGTGGACGTCGCCCTGACCGACAAGGGCCGCGACGAGGCCGTCCGCGGCGGCGAGCAGCTGCGCGAGGCCGGGCTCCTGCCCGACGTCGTCCACACCTCGCTGCAGCGGCGCGCGATCAACACCGCCGCGCTCGCACTGGACGCCGCGGACCGCCACTGGATCCCCGTACGTCGCTCCTGGCGCCTCAACGAGCGCCACTACGGCGCCCTGCAGGGCAAGGACAAGAAGCAGACGCTGGCGGAGTTCGGCGAGGAGCAGTTCATGCTCTGGCGCCGCAGCTTCGACGTGCCGCCGCCGCCGCTCGACGACGACGACGAGTGGTCGCAGGCCGGCGACCCGCGCTACGCCGACCTCGGCGACGAGATGCCACGCACCGAGTGCCTCAAGGACGTCATCGCGCGGATGCTGCCCTACTGGCAGTCCGACATCGTCCCGGACCTCACCGATGGCAACACGGTGCTGATCGCCGCCCACGGCAACAGCCTGCGCGCAATCGTCAAGCACCTCGACGGCATCAGCGACGAGGACATCGCCGGCCTCAACATCCCCACGGGGATGCCGCTGGTCTACCGCCTCGACGAGGAGCTGAAGCCGACCGTCGCCGGCGGCGAGTACCTCGACCCGGAGGCGGCCGCAGCCGCCGCCGCGGCCGTGGCCAGCCAGGGCCGCTGA
- a CDS encoding CarD family transcriptional regulator has product MTFTVGETVVYPNHGAAVIEDIEMRTIKGEDRQYLVLRIVAQQDLVVRVPACNLDLVGVRDVVDKEGLDRVFDVLRAAHVEEPTNWSRRYKANLEKLHSGDVMKVAEVVRDLWRRERDRGLSAGEKRMLAKARQILVSELALAEHTNEDKAEAILDEVLAS; this is encoded by the coding sequence ATGACTTTCACCGTCGGCGAAACGGTTGTCTATCCAAATCACGGGGCCGCAGTCATCGAGGACATCGAGATGCGGACGATCAAGGGAGAGGACCGGCAGTACCTCGTTCTGCGGATCGTCGCCCAGCAGGACCTGGTCGTGCGCGTGCCGGCCTGCAACCTCGATCTGGTCGGGGTTCGCGACGTCGTGGACAAGGAGGGCCTCGACCGCGTGTTCGACGTCCTGCGTGCCGCGCACGTCGAGGAGCCGACCAACTGGTCGCGTCGTTACAAGGCCAATCTCGAGAAGCTGCACAGCGGCGACGTCATGAAGGTCGCCGAGGTCGTGCGCGACCTCTGGCGCCGCGAGCGTGACCGCGGCCTGTCGGCCGGCGAGAAGCGGATGCTGGCCAAGGCGCGCCAGATCCTCGTCTCCGAGCTGGCCCTGGCGGAGCACACCAACGAGGACAAGGCCGAGGCCATCCTCGACGAGGTGCTCGCTTCCTGA
- a CDS encoding 2-C-methyl-D-erythritol 4-phosphate cytidylyltransferase, whose translation MTHDPFDAPDVPPALGSVVEADRGSLPFALIHGEALVTCAVWGLGDSGVTPVDLGTEWAGLVDSGEPFVLHDALCPMTPATFIASCLVTAVERDVVVVGVRPVTDTVKVVADGVVGSTVDRAALVSVASPIVLPPSVVAALDELPTLDFADLVDALRERFTVELVEAPPTARRVASLEDVRVLEALTSA comes from the coding sequence ATGACCCACGATCCCTTCGACGCCCCCGACGTCCCGCCCGCCCTCGGCTCCGTGGTCGAGGCCGACCGCGGCTCGCTGCCGTTCGCGCTGATCCACGGCGAGGCGCTGGTGACCTGTGCCGTCTGGGGTCTCGGCGACTCCGGCGTGACGCCCGTCGACCTCGGCACCGAGTGGGCCGGGCTGGTCGACTCGGGTGAGCCGTTCGTGCTGCACGACGCGCTCTGCCCGATGACCCCCGCCACGTTCATCGCCTCCTGCCTGGTCACCGCCGTCGAGCGCGACGTGGTCGTGGTCGGCGTGCGGCCCGTGACCGACACCGTCAAGGTGGTTGCCGACGGCGTCGTGGGGTCGACCGTGGACCGGGCGGCCCTGGTGTCCGTCGCCTCGCCGATCGTGCTGCCGCCGTCCGTCGTGGCCGCGCTCGACGAGCTGCCCACCTTGGACTTCGCCGACCTGGTCGACGCGCTGCGGGAGCGGTTCACCGTCGAGCTCGTCGAGGCGCCCCCCACGGCGCGGCGGGTGGCCTCGCTGGAGGACGTGCGGGTGCTCGAGGCGCTGACGTCGGCATAG
- a CDS encoding IS30 family transposase, whose product MGRPGYCREVRSRFWDGIRAGLLIGEAARAAGVSVNCGQAWFRERGGVCPSRQEPGSVRPRLTLEQREDIAAFWSEGMSKAEIAREVGVHRSTIGRELAAGSTYFPDRRPKYRATVAQAAADRRASRPKTTKLAGNPALAAEVARRLEEEHSPEQIAARLKIDFPDDEDMQVSHEPIYQALFVQGRGELRRDLHKRLRTGRVLRKPRRPVGQRGGSKIPDMVNISERPPEVEDRAVPGHWEGDLIVGASSRSAIGTLVERATGFTMLLHLPENHGADTVAAAMIEAMSRLPETLRQTLTWDQGREMASHVRIAAATDLEIYFCDPHSPWQRGTNENTNGLLRQYFPKGADLSLFGPDYLEHVARKLNSRPRKRLGFKTPAEALDELLSQPTDPHAVASTG is encoded by the coding sequence ATGGGCCGTCCGGGATATTGCCGCGAGGTCCGGTCACGGTTCTGGGATGGGATCCGGGCCGGCCTGCTGATCGGGGAGGCCGCGCGAGCCGCCGGTGTGTCGGTCAACTGCGGGCAGGCATGGTTCCGTGAGCGTGGCGGGGTGTGTCCCTCACGCCAAGAGCCCGGGTCTGTTCGCCCCCGGTTGACGCTGGAGCAACGCGAGGACATTGCCGCCTTCTGGTCGGAGGGGATGTCCAAGGCTGAGATCGCCCGCGAGGTCGGTGTGCATCGCTCGACCATCGGGCGGGAGCTGGCAGCCGGCAGCACCTACTTTCCCGACCGGCGGCCCAAGTACCGTGCCACGGTCGCGCAGGCCGCGGCGGACCGGCGAGCGAGTCGACCCAAGACCACGAAGCTGGCCGGCAACCCTGCCCTGGCCGCGGAGGTGGCTCGTCGGTTGGAGGAGGAGCACAGCCCCGAGCAGATCGCGGCACGGCTGAAGATCGACTTCCCCGACGATGAGGACATGCAGGTGAGCCACGAGCCGATCTACCAGGCGCTGTTCGTCCAGGGACGCGGCGAACTGCGCCGGGACCTGCACAAACGGCTACGCACCGGCCGGGTGTTGCGCAAGCCACGTCGACCGGTCGGGCAACGCGGGGGCAGCAAGATCCCGGACATGGTCAACATCAGCGAGCGTCCGCCCGAGGTCGAGGACCGAGCCGTGCCCGGCCACTGGGAGGGCGACCTGATCGTGGGGGCCAGCTCCCGGTCCGCGATCGGGACCCTGGTGGAGCGCGCCACCGGGTTCACCATGCTGCTGCACCTGCCGGAGAACCACGGCGCAGACACCGTCGCCGCTGCGATGATCGAGGCGATGAGCCGGCTGCCCGAGACGCTGCGGCAGACCCTGACCTGGGACCAGGGCCGCGAGATGGCCAGCCACGTCCGGATCGCCGCCGCCACCGACCTGGAGATCTACTTCTGCGACCCGCACTCGCCCTGGCAACGCGGCACCAACGAGAACACCAACGGGCTGCTGCGCCAGTACTTCCCCAAGGGCGCCGACCTCTCCCTCTTCGGCCCCGACTACCTCGAGCACGTGGCCCGAAAACTGAACAGCCGACCCCGCAAGCGACTCGGGTTCAAGACCCCCGCCGAAGCTCTCGACGAACTACTCTCACAACCCACAGATCCGCACGCTGTTGCATCCACCGGTTGA